The following are from one region of the Salvia hispanica cultivar TCC Black 2014 chromosome 1, UniMelb_Shisp_WGS_1.0, whole genome shotgun sequence genome:
- the LOC125199069 gene encoding uncharacterized protein LOC125199069, with the protein MRRELFLRIVNGLSARYPDFQQRWDAAGKPGLSPLQKCTTAIRQLAYGGCADMFDEYLHVADTTGRDCLKKFCKGVIETFGPTYLRKPTVQDCQFLLDLHWRTHGFPGMLGSIDCMHWQWKNCPTAWRGQFTSGYKGTHPTIILEAVADQRLWIWHAYFGVAGSNNDLNVLQSSPLFNDQCQGIGPLVNFTANGNQYQMGYYLADGIYPKWPVFVKTISCPTEEKRSYFAQRQEAARKDVERAFGVLQSRFALVKGPARFFYKGDLTDIIYAAIVLHNMIVESDDEDVTDVPVEDIAGSSHGVARESHRQGVPHGFADRLRAFVDMRQKEAHNRLQHDMVEEIWGQRGRR; encoded by the coding sequence ATGCGGCGAGAGCTATTCTTGCGCATCGTTAACGGGTTGTCGGCGCGTTACCCTGACTTCCAACAGCGTTGGGACGCCGCCGGAAAGCCTGGGTTGTCACCTCTACAGAAGTGCACGACTGCAATTAGGCAGTTGGCATACGGAGGTTGcgccgacatgttcgacgaataTCTTCACGTCGCCGACACAACTGGTCGTGATTGTCTGAAGAAGTTTTGTAAAGGCGTAATTGAGACTTTCGGCCCCACCTATCTGCGGAAGCCGACCGTACAAGATTGCCAATTCCTGCTTGATTTGCACTGGAGGACGCACGGATTCCCGGGTATGTTGGGAAgtatagattgtatgcattggcagtggaagaactgtccgaccgcttggagaggccaatttacGAGCGGGTACAAGGGCACACACCCAACCATAATTCTGGAAGCCGTTGCAGATCAGcgcctatggatttggcatgcctACTTCGGTGtggccgggtcgaacaacgaccttaATGTTCTGCAATCCTCGCCTCTGTTCAACGACCAGTGCCAGGGAATAGGCCCCTTGGTTAACTTCACCGCGAACGGCAACCAGTATCAGATGGGGTATTACTTGGCGGACGGCATATACCCAAAATGGCCCGTTTTCGTGAAGACAATTAGTTGTCCAACTGAGGAGAAAAGGAGTTATTTTGCCCAACGACAAGAGGCGGCGCgaaaggatgtggagcgggctttCGGTGTGCTCCAATCGCGTTTTGCATTGGTCAAAGGTCCGGCGCGATTCTTCTACAAGGGTGATCTCACTGATATCATCTACGCCGCTATCGtattgcataacatgatagtggAGAGTGACGATGAAGATGTCACCGACGTCCCCGTCGAAGACATTGCAGGCTCCAGCCACGGTGTCGCTAGAGAGTCCCATAGGCAGGGTGTACCGCACGGATTCGCCGACCGTCTTCGGGCATTTGTTGATATGCGCCAAAAAGAGGCCCACAATCGTCTACAACACGAT